One window of Amaranthus tricolor cultivar Red isolate AtriRed21 chromosome 11, ASM2621246v1, whole genome shotgun sequence genomic DNA carries:
- the LOC130827160 gene encoding uncharacterized protein LOC130827160, with protein sequence MVSRVEEAIKGRNQQQQQQKQMMQIMQCNKGKINKFKRSTSSLEEDGASSAILFLACIACAPSSTSF encoded by the coding sequence atggtgtCAAGAGTAGAAGAAGCCATCAAAGGAAgaaatcaacaacaacaacaacaaaagcaAATGATGCAAATAATGCAATGTAATAAAGGCAAAATTAACAAGTTTAAGAGAAGCACTTCTAGTCTTGAAGAAGATGGTGCTTCTTCTGCTATCCTTTTCCTTGCTTGCATTGCTTGTGCTCCTTCTTCTACatctttttaa